One stretch of Brevibacillus laterosporus DNA includes these proteins:
- a CDS encoding SDR family NAD(P)-dependent oxidoreductase: protein MKNDDQFDYVTKQLKDMDELLTKLLWEQCRRMGMFVPHSFDSTNIITTMGIIDLYKKWLDETITIFTKNGYLSFDGEKYTVMKNIPIEMTDSWKEWEQRKKEWLEDGNLKSQVVLVETMLGELPEILTGKRLATDAMFPHSSMTLVEGVYKNNLLADYFNEVLAEKVVAFVQERSSQSASTNKQIRILEIGAGTGGTSSKVLPKLKPYQSNIKEYCYTDLSLAFLRHGENEYGSDYPFLTYKIFNIEQPVANQSIDPNGYDLVIATNVVHATKNIRHALRNVKAAMKNNGLLLLNELADSSVFTHLTFGFLQGWWMYEDTALRIQGCPGLYPDKWTKVLKSEGFHSITFPVDVENDFKQQIICAKSDGITLQTQETNPCVAAVDNSQDVGKTQFAPSEHHQNGPAMKSKGAMINHIDVTDQMVEDHLTHIIRESICEELKMNEAMIQNDRSFSEYGVDSIIAIQLIQLINKRCHTRLQTTVVFDYNNVNQLVHYMIKEYRPTLVALLEEKTPVDVSSSSMLKKTEATQTGPQKNKSANEKGLKDRDSLKAAIDQSSLHSSLVKNRATFHKVLIETPGSTEDIQIVESDIPELKVDEVRIAVRAFSLNFGDLLCLQGLYPTMPPYPFTPGFESSGVVVEVGSAVSSLRLGDEVIYSGGEHLAGQASLLTCKAANVFPKPSSLSFEEACSLPVVSMTMIAAFRKAQLKKGEKILIQTATGGVGLIAVSLAKHYGAEIYATASSEHKLEYLRQVDVPHVINYVESDFEQEIHRLTNGKGVDVVINTLAGDAIQKGLGCLARGGRYIEIAMTALKSARTIDLSILNNNQAFYSIDLRKLGIEQPDVLRDYWNEMLRLIKNNIIQPTIYKVFSFDDIKQAYQCMENRENIGKIVVQIPKRYQYKIAPTVEREPIAIIGMSGRFAKSRTVHELWEHLSKGNDLMEEVSRWDLSKYYEDGVSYCNQGSFVDNIDQFDPLFFNISGAEAIYMDPQQRIFLEESWKALEDAGYAGTGVQGKKCGVYVGCSGKDYQNLFEDQPPATSFWGNAASIIPARIAYYLDLQGPAIAVDTACSSSLVAIHLACQSLWTKETEMALAGGVFLQSTPTFYLESNRAGMLSPTGRCHTFDERADGFVPGEGAGVIVLKRLTDAIADGDHIYGVIRGSGINQDGSTNGITAPSAKSQERLEQEVYDTFHIHPQHIQMIEAHGTGTKLGDPIEFQALTRAFTKYTDEKNYCAIGSIKSNMGHLAFAAGVAGMIKILLSLQHKQIPSTLHFQNGNSNIEFEDSPFYVNTALTEWSVEPKQKRCAAISSFGFSGTNAHMVIEEAPIREITYAPKPGYLLTLSARTKEQLQQQVEQLIHYCEKEKQVDYGNMSYTLLMGRKHFSHRLAFVVHERNELVHVLKRWLEKGKAPEVYTSILNKNEQREQMALKRYGNECIRNLNANMAANDYIEQLSILASLYTQGYELDFEQLFLYQNYARISLPTYPFAKERYWVPERAVDSIKSVINETPGEADEIQPFLQQNTSDILEETIISDMLAATSEKPMMLAPVWEPVRYEKKQMIPSLDERLVIIGGNQTTWSEIRNQYPEARVLAIQSSRTVDEIIQEMTQQGPIDHILWIAPVEGLSSVTDNAVIEGQEAGVIYLFKLIKNLLALGYDSRQLGWTVITTQAQPIHKYDEVNPTHASVHGLMGTLAKEYTNWSIRVIDLESTASWPRMDWFTLPIHAEGNPYVYREQQWHRLELMPVTYNQQEETMYKNGGVYVVIGGAGGIGEVWSEYVIRRYEAKVIWIGRREMDADIQAKIDRLASIGPAPRYIMADATDQEELYRAYEEIKQQYGELHGVVHSAIVLLDKSLANMDEERFRVGLGVKVEVSVNIAEVFQHEPLDFVLFFSSMNSFVKAAGQSNYVAGCTFKDAFASQLGIEWPCAVKVMNWGYWGTVGTVASEEYQKRMHRRGIGSIEPPEAMEAVEALLTGPMNQLAFAKMTTSSTWIDVNWEHSFVMM, encoded by the coding sequence ATGAAAAATGATGACCAATTCGATTATGTGACCAAACAATTAAAAGATATGGATGAGCTTCTTACCAAATTGTTGTGGGAACAATGTAGAAGGATGGGGATGTTTGTACCTCATTCCTTCGATTCAACAAACATCATAACAACAATGGGAATCATTGATTTATATAAAAAATGGTTAGATGAGACGATAACTATATTCACCAAGAATGGGTATTTGTCATTTGACGGAGAAAAGTATACGGTCATGAAAAATATTCCTATAGAAATGACCGACTCATGGAAGGAGTGGGAACAACGAAAAAAGGAATGGTTAGAAGATGGTAATTTAAAATCTCAAGTTGTATTAGTAGAGACGATGCTAGGTGAGCTACCTGAGATACTTACAGGAAAACGACTCGCCACGGATGCTATGTTCCCTCATTCTTCTATGACTTTGGTAGAAGGGGTATATAAAAATAATCTTCTTGCAGACTATTTTAATGAAGTACTTGCCGAAAAGGTGGTTGCTTTTGTTCAGGAGCGAAGTAGTCAATCGGCCAGTACCAATAAACAAATTCGAATTTTGGAAATTGGAGCCGGAACGGGGGGGACTAGTTCTAAAGTCCTTCCTAAACTGAAACCTTATCAATCGAATATAAAAGAATATTGTTATACGGACCTTTCTTTAGCTTTTCTAAGGCATGGAGAGAATGAATATGGTTCCGACTATCCCTTTTTAACATACAAAATTTTTAATATTGAACAACCCGTTGCCAATCAATCTATTGATCCTAATGGCTATGATCTAGTCATTGCAACAAACGTAGTGCATGCTACGAAAAATATACGACATGCTCTACGTAATGTAAAAGCAGCGATGAAGAACAATGGTTTATTGCTATTAAATGAGTTAGCAGATAGCTCGGTTTTCACACATCTCACCTTTGGTTTTTTACAAGGCTGGTGGATGTATGAAGATACAGCACTGCGTATTCAAGGTTGTCCAGGATTATATCCGGATAAGTGGACAAAGGTATTAAAATCTGAAGGATTCCATTCCATTACCTTCCCAGTAGATGTAGAAAACGACTTTAAACAACAAATTATCTGTGCGAAGAGTGATGGAATTACACTGCAAACACAAGAAACTAATCCTTGTGTAGCTGCAGTAGATAACAGTCAAGATGTGGGGAAAACGCAATTTGCTCCTAGTGAACATCATCAAAATGGGCCTGCAATGAAAAGTAAGGGAGCCATGATTAATCACATCGATGTAACAGATCAAATGGTCGAGGACCATCTTACACATATAATCAGGGAAAGCATTTGTGAAGAATTGAAGATGAATGAGGCAATGATTCAAAATGATCGGAGTTTTTCAGAGTATGGTGTAGATTCAATTATCGCTATTCAACTCATTCAACTCATTAATAAAAGATGTCATACAAGGCTACAAACCACTGTAGTGTTTGATTACAATAACGTAAATCAATTGGTTCATTACATGATAAAAGAATATAGACCAACGTTAGTAGCTCTCTTGGAAGAAAAAACGCCAGTAGATGTCTCGAGCTCATCCATGTTGAAAAAAACAGAAGCAACTCAAACCGGCCCACAAAAAAATAAATCTGCTAACGAAAAAGGTCTCAAAGACAGAGATTCATTGAAAGCAGCAATTGATCAATCGTCACTACATTCGTCCCTAGTAAAGAATCGAGCTACGTTTCATAAAGTACTCATTGAAACACCTGGTAGCACAGAGGATATTCAGATTGTAGAGTCGGACATTCCTGAACTGAAAGTAGATGAAGTAAGAATTGCTGTTCGGGCATTTTCTTTAAATTTTGGGGATTTGCTATGTTTACAAGGTCTATATCCAACTATGCCTCCATATCCATTTACACCTGGATTTGAGTCCAGCGGGGTTGTAGTGGAAGTAGGGAGTGCGGTAAGCTCGCTCCGTTTGGGAGATGAGGTTATTTATAGCGGCGGGGAACATTTGGCTGGACAGGCTAGCTTACTTACATGTAAGGCAGCAAATGTCTTTCCTAAGCCTTCTTCGTTATCTTTTGAGGAAGCTTGTTCATTGCCTGTTGTATCGATGACGATGATAGCTGCCTTTCGCAAAGCACAATTGAAAAAAGGCGAAAAAATTCTCATCCAAACAGCAACTGGCGGAGTTGGACTCATTGCTGTTTCGTTAGCCAAACATTATGGAGCTGAAATATATGCTACTGCAAGCTCGGAGCACAAATTAGAGTATTTAAGACAAGTAGATGTGCCACATGTCATCAATTATGTAGAATCAGATTTTGAACAAGAAATTCATCGACTGACGAATGGAAAAGGTGTTGATGTTGTCATCAATACGTTAGCAGGAGATGCGATTCAAAAAGGTTTAGGGTGTTTAGCTAGAGGTGGTAGATATATTGAAATTGCGATGACAGCACTGAAAAGTGCTAGAACGATTGATTTATCTATCTTAAACAATAACCAAGCTTTTTATAGCATTGATCTTAGAAAATTGGGAATAGAACAGCCTGATGTTCTTCGGGATTATTGGAACGAAATGCTTCGATTAATCAAAAACAATATTATTCAGCCTACTATCTATAAAGTATTTTCATTTGATGACATAAAACAAGCTTATCAATGTATGGAAAATCGCGAAAATATCGGAAAAATAGTCGTACAGATTCCAAAACGATATCAATATAAAATAGCTCCAACCGTTGAAAGAGAACCGATTGCAATCATTGGAATGAGCGGAAGATTTGCAAAGTCTAGAACAGTCCATGAGTTATGGGAGCATCTATCCAAGGGCAACGATTTGATGGAAGAAGTATCGCGTTGGGATCTTTCGAAGTATTACGAGGATGGAGTGTCTTATTGTAATCAGGGCAGCTTTGTCGATAATATTGATCAATTTGATCCGCTCTTTTTTAATATCTCAGGTGCTGAGGCTATATATATGGATCCCCAGCAGCGAATCTTTTTAGAGGAATCTTGGAAAGCATTAGAAGACGCTGGGTACGCGGGCACGGGAGTTCAAGGGAAGAAGTGTGGAGTTTATGTAGGATGTAGTGGTAAAGACTATCAAAATTTATTCGAGGATCAGCCCCCCGCCACTTCTTTTTGGGGAAATGCTGCTTCCATCATCCCAGCACGTATCGCTTACTATTTGGATTTACAGGGACCAGCGATAGCTGTAGATACTGCGTGTTCTAGTTCATTGGTTGCCATCCATCTTGCTTGTCAAAGTCTCTGGACGAAAGAAACAGAAATGGCACTAGCAGGCGGTGTATTCCTGCAATCTACCCCTACTTTTTACTTGGAATCGAATCGAGCGGGAATGTTATCTCCTACAGGCCGTTGCCACACATTTGACGAACGTGCAGATGGTTTTGTTCCTGGAGAAGGGGCTGGGGTGATCGTGCTTAAACGTCTTACTGATGCGATAGCTGACGGAGATCATATATATGGTGTGATTCGTGGATCTGGAATCAATCAAGATGGCAGTACAAATGGTATTACAGCACCGAGCGCCAAATCGCAAGAACGATTGGAACAAGAGGTGTATGATACTTTTCACATTCACCCTCAACACATTCAAATGATAGAAGCCCATGGAACGGGGACGAAATTGGGTGATCCAATCGAATTTCAGGCATTGACGCGGGCATTTACGAAATATACGGATGAGAAAAATTATTGTGCGATAGGATCGATAAAAAGCAATATGGGACATTTAGCATTTGCAGCAGGTGTTGCAGGGATGATTAAAATTTTGTTGTCTCTACAGCATAAGCAAATTCCATCAACCCTTCATTTTCAGAATGGCAATTCGAATATCGAATTTGAAGATAGTCCTTTTTATGTGAATACCGCGCTTACAGAATGGTCTGTGGAACCAAAACAAAAGCGTTGCGCGGCAATTAGCTCGTTTGGATTTAGTGGGACAAATGCACATATGGTTATTGAAGAAGCGCCGATAAGAGAGATAACATATGCACCGAAACCAGGCTATTTACTCACACTATCTGCTCGTACAAAAGAACAATTACAGCAGCAAGTAGAACAATTGATACATTATTGTGAAAAAGAGAAGCAGGTTGACTACGGTAACATGAGTTATACATTGCTGATGGGAAGAAAACATTTTAGTCACCGTTTAGCATTTGTTGTACACGAACGGAATGAACTCGTACATGTCTTGAAAAGGTGGCTAGAAAAAGGAAAAGCGCCGGAGGTATACACTTCCATTCTAAATAAAAATGAGCAACGAGAACAAATGGCATTGAAGCGCTATGGAAACGAATGTATACGAAATTTGAATGCAAATATGGCTGCAAATGATTATATCGAACAGTTGTCTATACTGGCATCTTTATATACACAAGGGTATGAATTAGATTTTGAACAGCTATTTTTATATCAAAATTATGCTAGAATCTCCCTTCCTACTTACCCATTTGCAAAGGAGCGTTACTGGGTGCCAGAAAGAGCAGTGGATTCTATCAAAAGTGTTATAAATGAAACGCCAGGAGAAGCTGATGAAATTCAACCATTTTTACAGCAAAATACATCCGACATACTAGAAGAAACGATCATTAGTGATATGTTAGCTGCAACTTCTGAAAAGCCCATGATGCTAGCACCTGTTTGGGAACCTGTACGATATGAGAAAAAACAAATGATTCCTTCATTAGATGAAAGGCTCGTAATTATTGGAGGCAACCAAACAACTTGGAGTGAAATCAGAAATCAGTACCCTGAAGCACGTGTGCTCGCCATTCAAAGCTCACGTACGGTAGATGAAATCATTCAGGAAATGACACAACAAGGTCCGATCGATCATATTTTGTGGATTGCACCAGTAGAGGGACTATCATCAGTAACAGATAATGCCGTCATAGAAGGGCAAGAAGCAGGTGTGATCTACCTATTTAAACTTATTAAAAATCTGCTAGCTCTTGGATACGATAGCAGACAACTAGGCTGGACTGTGATAACAACACAAGCACAACCCATTCATAAATACGATGAAGTAAATCCTACCCATGCAAGTGTTCATGGACTTATGGGGACGTTGGCAAAGGAATATACGAATTGGAGCATCAGAGTCATCGATCTAGAGTCAACTGCTTCATGGCCAAGGATGGATTGGTTTACCTTACCGATTCATGCGGAAGGAAACCCATACGTCTACCGAGAGCAGCAATGGCATCGTCTGGAGCTTATGCCTGTGACGTATAACCAGCAGGAAGAAACGATGTATAAGAACGGAGGCGTATATGTCGTTATTGGCGGAGCTGGGGGGATTGGGGAAGTATGGAGTGAATACGTCATTCGCAGGTACGAGGCCAAGGTGATATGGATAGGAAGAAGGGAAATGGATGCTGATATCCAAGCGAAGATAGATCGACTAGCATCGATAGGACCCGCCCCTCGTTACATCATGGCGGATGCAACCGACCAAGAAGAGTTGTATCGCGCTTATGAAGAAATCAAACAGCAATACGGTGAGCTTCATGGGGTTGTACATTCTGCTATCGTTCTGCTGGACAAGAGTCTAGCCAATATGGATGAGGAAAGATTTCGGGTAGGACTCGGTGTCAAAGTAGAGGTGAGTGTGAATATAGCGGAAGTATTCCAGCATGAGCCTCTTGATTTTGTTTTATTTTTCTCCTCGATGAATTCGTTTGTAAAAGCTGCGGGACAGAGCAACTATGTAGCGGGATGTACGTTTAAAGATGCCTTTGCAAGCCAGTTGGGCATAGAATGGCCATGTGCCGTGAAAGTCATGAACTGGGGGTATTGGGGAACGGTAGGAACAGTGGCGTCGGAAGAATACCAGAAACGGATGCACAGAAGAGGAATTGGTTCCATTGAGCCTCCAGAGGCGATGGAAGCAGTAGAAGCCCTTTTGACAGGCCCGATGAACCAATTGGCGTTCGCTAAAATGACAACATCTTCTACTTGGATAGATGTAAATTGGGAACATTCTTTTGTTATGATGTAA